The Fusarium fujikuroi IMI 58289 draft genome, chromosome FFUJ_chr01 sequence CCTAAAATcgatcagcagcagcatcaccagTCGTTACAGCAGGTAGTCGGGCAGGAAGAGAGGCATCAGCCTGGATCCCTATCGTACCCTGGCTCTCTTCAGGCTACGGGTAACCTGACAGAAACCCCAACTCGAGGGATGAGCTTCCCGATGCCCACCCCAGGCCAGACATCTCCCACATCATCTGGGTCAAAGAAGCATAAATGTCCTTACTGCAATACTGAATTTACACGCCACCACAACCTCAAGAGCCATTTGTTGACGCATAGCCAAGAGAAACCATACGTATGCACGGAATGCCAGATGCGTTTCCGCCGTCTGCACGACCTCAAGCGTCACGGTAAACTGCACACTGGTGAGAAGCCCCACGTTTGTCCCAAGTGTGACCGAAAATTCGCTCGTGGCGATGCGCTTGCTCGTCACTCTAAGGGCGCTGGTGGCTGTGCAGGGCGACGATCCAGCATGGGTAGTTTCGTTGATGACAACGATATTGAGACCAGTCTCGGCGAAGCTGATGAATCGGCCATGTCTGGACTTGCGTACGATAAccccgaggaagatgaattGAGACGTCAAAGTTTACCAAGCATCACCGCCCAGCACGTTACAGGAGCACAAGTGGATGGCTACAACACCCATGCTCGGACATATCCACCACCTGGTGCTCGACCTGGGACTGGGGGACTTTATCCCCCCAATGTTAACCAAAACCAGGCAAATTCCAACTCTTCTCAGCCTGTCGCCAACAACATTGCGGGGCACAATTCTACCGCGGGAATCGCGTCCGTTGCGGCCGCCAATGCGAACATGTATTCTCAGACTGGTATTACAGAGTCTCCAAAACCATTGAGCCCTGGGGTGCAAGGACATGACTCCAATAACTTGGCGCGCCAACGGTCTCCTAGCTTGACCCAGCAACTGCAGCAGGCGCAGTTCGGACGTCGAGCATCGGATTTACAGTCACCACATAACTCGCAGCCCCGACCTAAGCTTCCCGGGTTGTCGCATCCTGAGTTCGCGGCGCCGGGGTCAACCGGCTTCTCCCACACCCGGAGCGGCAGTGGCGCGCAGTCTATCAACGACAGTGGAAACATGTTTGCTCAGAGTGATCCGAGTGTGTGGGCGTATGTTCAGGCGCTAGAGGAGAAAGTCAAGGCGCTTACAGACAAGGTTTCGACTCTGGACCATGTCGTTGCAGACTTGAAACAACAGATGGAAACACGCGATGCCGCCGCGGCGGCTGTCGCCAAAGTATAACACAGCGCTGCGTTGCACCCATCCATAGGTGCTTCCTTACTGCGTTACTATATACCAAAGCACACTGAGACGACCTTCGTTTTTTTTTCACCTTGAGAAGTTTTTGGCACGGTGCTCAGGGAGGCGTTTATGGGACATTGGGACAtgcttttttttatttctagtttttccttttctgtttctgtgGAAGGTAGGGACCTCCACGCTAAAAGAACGGGGCACGGTCTAGTCATGATTATCCCATCATTATTTCATGTAACATATTGTTGTTTTGTCCAGATCAGATAGTGTGCCTCGTGGCAGCAAGGATCCATCCGCTAGTACAGGTGTCAAAGAGTTGTATTGCGCATAGTGGAAGCTTTGTATATAGAGAGTCTAATCGTCGAGGGCCACGAGCTGTTACAAGAGTGAACCTGGCAAGTGATTAAGTTCTGTTATCGTTTGCTGTGTGTTGAGGATATGTTGCTTGTTGGTGGCTAGCCGAGGCTCATATGGAATTTGATGGTTCCTGACGGGGAGCAGGGCGCTGACTGGGGAATAATTAATTGGGGACTTTGAGACACAGCACAGTTGACACCAGATATTTACTCCACATGTAGGAATATGGATCAAAGCCATTAATACTTTACAACTATTCTCACAAAACACTACATAGTTATAATTCAAGAGAAAGGCTCAAGTAAGGCACACGTTGAATCATGCTAActaataatagtaaaataCCAACGTCGGTACCTTATCTATCAAACCTTCCATTGAGTTACCTTAGTACGGAGGGACAGTCTAACTTGTGTTAAGGAGCGGCAAGTGGAGACATGGACAAACTTCGCTCCCCCTGGCCAGATCAAGATCGAAGCTTCTGATTTCACGTGCCAAACATAACCTCTGGTTGGTGCGACGTCATCACTGACACTTAGCTTTTTGCATGAGGTACCTTCGTTGACACAAACACGAAAGCGGTTCAGGTTCCACCCTCTCCGTAAGGCGATATCATGGCGGCTAATGCCCGTGTCATAGTCGCCGATTGAAAATTCCcgctctctttctctctttcggCGTTGCCAATacatatccttcttctcatatcAATTTCTGATGTGACTGTGCTTGTTACCAGCAGTTTCTCGTGCAGtccccaacatcaccaagcctCCCCATTTATCCATCCGCCCAAGGATCTTGCTTCATCACGAAGCAGCAATATTCGAGCTGCCCTGTGTATCATGTCGAACACTGTGGTTGACAGTGATGTACCCCTCATTAACGGTAGGGCTTCCATTCATTCATGTGCCGTTGATTTGTGCCTGCTTTGGGCCCTGCATACGTGCGTTACGTGGTAAAGCAGGCAAATGGTGATGTAATAGCTTGATTGCTGATGCATTGTTTTGATGGGTTCTACCCCGTCGATTTACGATTTTCCTAGAGACTTACTAACACACTTCAAAGGGGCCCGTCCTTACAATGCAATCGAGAAAGTGACAACAATTCCTAATCCGGAAAACGAGCACCAGGTCGAGCCGTCCCATTTGCAGAATggagaggctgttgaggctgTATGTATTAAACCCTCTGTCTTCAAACCATCAAAGAGTCTGTATTAATCACGGTTAAAAGAGAGATCCGGAGCGCCCACAGCTGCCTGATCGTGATTTCGAGTCGAGTATCTCTACCAGCAACGCCGACTTTGACGATCTGATACTTTCTACAAACGGTGCGCCTGATGACGAGCTGAATGGAGGAGCCCCGAGCGGAACTCCCAATGGTACTGGAAAGAGctatgcagcagcagcagcagcagcagaggcGGACCAGAGAGgcggcaaagaagaagatccaagCAATGCTGAAAAGAGTTACGCCGATGTTGTCGCCGACAGAGACGTGGATAACAACAGCAGACATGGCCAATGGTCCTATCCCGAGCTCCCCATTACCGCTCATCCTAAAAATATCAAGACGGGGAGCTGGCGCGCGGGAGGCATTCGTTTCGCGCCATTGCGAGTGCCCATGAGGCGACGGCTACAGACTGCAGCAGTCTTGTTTCATTGCATGTCTATTGCCACATTTGTCTCAGCCTTTTGGTTGATCTGCGCCAATCCGCTCGCTTGGCCTATCATTATAATCTATCTGATCCATCTTGCTCTTTCAACTGCAGGAACCAATGGTAACCTGACATACCGCTCAGAATGGGTACGAagcctcaagctctggaAGCTCTTCACTGGATACTTCCCCATGAAGCTGCACAAGACGCATGAACTACCGACCGATAGGAAATACATCCTCGGGTACCATCCACACGGCATCATTTCCCATGGCGCCTTCGCCGCCTTTGGCACTAATGCTCTTGGGTTTCGCGAACTGTTCCCTGGAATCACCAACACGCTCCTCACTCTCGACTCCAACTTCCGTCTCCCCTTCTACCGCGATTATATCATGCTTCACGGTCTCCAGTCAGTCTCCAAGGAATCGATATGGAATCTTCTCTCAAAGGGCGGTCCTAGCAATGATGGCCGAGGCCGCGCTGTTACCATTGTTGTCGGCGGTGCCCGTGAATCGCTCGAGGCCCAACCAGGAAGCCTTCGGTTGATCCTCAAGAGCCGAAAAGGGTTTGTCAAGATGGCACTTCGTACCGGAGCCGATCTAGTTCCTGTCATTGGATTTGGAGAAAACGATCTTTACGACCAGCTGAGCCCTAAGACACACCCCCTTGTGCACCGAATCCAGATGATATTTCTCAAGGTTTTCAAGTTTACCGTGCCAGCTCTCCACGGCCGCGGTGTGCTGAACTATGATGTTGGTCTCATGCCTTACCGTCGGCCCGTCAACATTGTTATCGGACGGCCGATCCGCGTTGACAAGTCTCATGGACCTCAACCAGGCCAACAGGACATTGATGAGCTGCATGAACGTTATGTTCAGGAAATTGAGAAGTTGTGGGATGCATACAAGGATCAGTTTGCTGCCGATCGCAAGGCCGAGATGGAAATCTTTGCCTAAATTTTCTCTTATGTGTTGTAAAATGCCTGCGATGCTACTACATATTAGTTGTCAGATTAACAACGATCGGAGCTGTTCTCAAGGTCTAGGCAGAATTGTGTGGGATTTCCTATTTTGATTGTGTTAAGGGTGTTCCGcatatctttttttttgttcTTAGTTTCGAAGCTTGTAGTTATTGTATCCAGCAAATCTACTCCTACCTATGCACTGATTGCATGTACGTACCGCGTATTATTGTTCCTTAGGTTCCACGGGATGGTCGATTGACCCAGTTCTGCATGTCTACTACCTAGGCACGTGACTGCGCGCTTCGAAGTGAAGGACGGAGCGCGTGGGTCGCGTCACAGTAACAATTGACCTCCACTCGAATTCATCCATCAACTACCCTAGCTACCTATCAAAGTCCCCAAAACCTTTCCAGCACAATTGAAAAAAGCCAGCTCTTCTGTCTGAGATTTATTTTCATTGGCGATGGCTCGTACGTCTCTGCGCAAAAAGCAGGCAGTTAGCTACAACGAAGAccccgacgacgacgagatgCCCCAGGTGACTAAGGCTGTAGCGGCTGCTACTAAGGTCATTCAGAAGACTAAGGGTGCAGTTACAAAGACCGTAACTGCAAAGTCTGCATCTGTAAAGACAGCAACGAAGCGGAAAGCCTCGCCCGAACCTGAGATAGCCTCCCGAGCTCCAACGGCAAAGACGACCAAGAAGCGCAAAACAAAGGCAAAGGACGATGATGCGAAACCATTGGCAGATAGAACGGACGTATCATCACTGAAACCTACCATGAACATTGGCGCTCACGTCAGTGCCGCAGGAGGTTAGTCTTATACTCTATTTCCTTGGTTGTATCAGGCTAAACGTTTCCCTCTAGGAGTACAGAATTCCGTCACAAATGCTGTCCACATTGGCGCAAACGCTTTTGCACTTTTCCTCAAGTCACAAAGAAAATGGACGAACCCGCCTCTTGACcatgaagccaagaatcaATTCATCTCAATGTGCAAAGAACACAGTTATAGCGCAGGCGAACATGCCCTTCCCCATGGCTCATATCTCGTCAATCTAGCGCAggccgatgaggagaaggcggACCAAGCATATAAATCCTTTCTAGATGATCTAGAACGTTGCGAGCAGCTGGGGATTCGCTTGTACAACTTTCATCCTGGATCAACCGGGGGAGATGCTAGGCCAGCAGCCATTGCACGTATTGCCGCGCAGCTTAACAAGTCACACAGGGCCACCAAGACGGTGATTACAGTACTGGAAAACATGGCAGGCAGTGGAAATGTCATTGGATCAACCTGGGAGGATTTGAGGGACATCATTGCCCTGGTTGAGGATAAATCTAGAGTTGGTGTTTGCATTGACACCTGCCATGCCTTTGCAGCTGGCTATGACCTAAGAACACCAGAGGCATTCAGTAAGACTGTCAACTCTTTTAACGACATAGTTGGCCACAAATATCTCAAGGCCTTCCACTGCAAGTTTACGATCTATTTCCTTCCTTTTTGCAGCGGCTGACATATCTTAGTGAACGACAGCAAAGCCCCCTTCAATTCCAATAGAGATCTCCACGCCAACATCGGCACGGGCTTTCTCGGCCTCCGCGCCTTTCACAGCATCATGAACCATGCCCCTTTCGCGGGCATGCCTATGGTACTAGAGACGCCCATTGATCGGCCGGGTGCTGACGGGAAATCcgtcgaggacaagaaggtcTGGGCTAACGAGATCAAGCTCTTGGAGCGACTTGTTGGCATGGATGCGGAGACTAAGGAGTTCAAGGACCTTGAAATAGAGTTGCAGGCCCAGGGAGAGTCGGAAAGGAACAAGATACAGGATCAGGTTGATCGTAAAATGGCcaaggatgccaagaaggGGACTAAGAAGGGTGGGAAacggaagaagaaggatgattcTGACGACGAGAGCGAGTAGATGTCTTCAATTGGTCACTGTAGCATGTGTAGCAAGTTTAGCTGATGGAAAGGATTAGGAGCGGACAGTTGGGTGCAATGTAATATCATACCTCTCGTCTCTTTTGTACTTTACAGGGCTATGGCGGTTATCGCCCGTTATCTGGCCTGATATGATTAGGTTTCCCGGTTCACTATAGCAGTCACTCACTGCTTACGAAGAGACTCATCAAATGACGACTGACGAGTAGGTTCTCATGAACGTAGATTTAAACCGATCAGTATTTCCATCGCAAGGCTCATCCAGATCTATGATACTCTCCAAAGGGGTATAACGGCTCCTTACTATTTACCTTGCAAAGAGCAAGGACCAACACATGAAGAAAATGCTcagccaaccaaccaacaccCTCTCTACCGATATCCAACGCCAGGCCTCCAAGAACGACAACACTACCCGTTAGTCACCCCTACTTGCGATTCTTGCCAAAGGTAGCTTCAAGCCTGCCCATGACACTCTTGAGTCCAACACCTCTCTCACAGTTGGCCCCTAACCAGGTTTCCATCCTTCCCCTGACACTCCTCATCGACTTAAGCACAGGCATCTTGCCACCATCCTCGCCCCCAGCGGTTGCAGCAGCTCCAGGGTTCAGCAGAAGCTCGAAACAGTCAGACCAGAGTTCAGTCTGCCAGTATCGTTTGAGGCTCTCACGGATCTTGTAACGTCGACCAGACTTGCCGAGCCCACCTTGGTCACACCGTATAGTCTCGATGTACTTGCCAAAGAGGAGTGTGTGTATGGTGCCAGCGAGGCCGTGGTAATCAATCTGCCACGTCCATGGGCGGCCCTCTCGCATCTCAGCGCAGTCTTGAGCACTGGTTTTCCAGTCGGCAATGAATTCAACTTCGGGGACAAAGGCGCGCATGTCAATACCGCGACCAAAATCAATAAGCACAACTCCACGCGAAGACCACCCACCGCTCCCATCAGCCTTCCACTGAGCTGTCAGGGACTCGTCATCAGAGAGTGCGTCCAAACGTAGCAGGCAATTGTCGGCTTTGAGATCTCCGTGCAGAATACTCTTGGAGTGAAGAGCCTCAACGGTTCGCAGAAGCTCGATAGTAAAAAACATTGCCAGCTGCTCATCCATGACGGCAGAAGGTTCAGCTCGGAAGAAGTTGACAACATCTAAAAGGGTGCCATGGGGATGGTAAGGCAGGAAAAGAAACGCTTCATCTTGGAAGAGGTGCATCTCATGCGCATACGACAAGGAGGCAGAAGCACGATGCTGAGGGCCCAAACGAGTGTGAGCCAGACGCATCATATGAAACTCCCATGGTGTAGGTGGGTTCTCCATCTTTAAAGCCTCGATGTCACTGCGATGGCTTACTGCGAAAGCACCCTTGCCCATGGTAGGTATTGCGTTCTCATCGTTCTCGTCAGCTTCTGGAGCCGAGTTCTCAACAAGATAAACTGGTGCGAATGCTCCAGCACCAAGCTCTTTCTTGATTGTGTAGGTAGAAGGAGTGCCAGGGAGCTCAATTACTACAGGAGCAGTAACAGGTCCCGCTTTATTATCGCCTGACTTGTTTGCCTTAGCCAGGGCCTTGGCAAACTTGCGGATCTCAGCCCCTCGCTCGTATTTCTCATGCCGATGGTCATAGAAGCCAGAATACGAACTCAATGGGGGCAGCATCCTAGAGATGATCTCAGAACGAACTGACTCATCCACAGGGTTACACTGAGCATCTTTGATAATGGGGCCCTTTGGAGCAAGAGGCTTAGGAGGGATTGCTTTGCCCAAAGGCCCAATGGATTTTGGAGCAAGAGGTGCGGACATCTTGGGGAGTGGAATAGGATCGTTGACCATCTCTCGAAGAGGGCTGCTTAGAGGTTCTGAATCTGAACTcccctcgtcctcttcatcaataGTCGGAGAATTATCCTTCTTAGACGGTGTCTTGTATCCACGGCGCTCCACAGTTACATCCAGAGACACTTCAGTCCTCTCAGTGATGGGAGTCATAAAGGGCAGTCGGTTGTTAGCCACCTCGGCCGGATCCCTAAATGGCCGAGTTGGGGGCTCGTAGTCTTCAGGTGGGATAGGAACGAATGTTGTACGAGCTGTAGGAGGGAAATCTTCAAACAATGGAGTTTCAAGCTCCTCGGCATCGTCATTTTGCTCTTCTCCAGTTCTCATTTGTTGGTCAGTGTTGTCGAAAGCTTCAGATGACTCCTGATCAGGTCCTGGGGTACCTGTATCGATCAAGTCGGATCCTCGTGTCTCATTTCGTTCAGTGCCTTCGTCACCAGCATCCTCCCCATCAATGTGAGGAATGTGTCTTCGAGTTGAAAAGTCAGACCATTCACTAACACTCTTAACATCAGACGTCTCATCGTTCTCATCGTCGCCGGCCTCACTGGGCTCTATATGCCTTGCGGTGACTGTGCTTTCTGCATCCGTAGTATAATTATCATCACTCTCATAATCGTCATCATCTGcgctctcttcatcctcttcttcctgtccAGCAGGCTTCAGGGGTGCGTTGAAAATATCATAAATATCATCAGTGGCAGCCTTAGTATGAAGTGTCATAGTAGGCTCAGaggtgtttttctttttgagCTTTGGTCTGGATGGCGAGTCAAGCTTTGCTTTAACTATTAAACGGTCAGATGATTGTAAAGATTCAGGGAACATGGTGACTCACTGATCTGGGTCTCGTTGACCTCtatcattttcttcttcttaccaCGTGGCCCTCGATGTTGCTCGACAgccttgccattctcatcatacTGCACAGTGTCCTTGTGAACCACCAACTTGGTGGAAGAATCCTGATGGATAATTAACTTCCCAACTGTGTCTTTGTGAATGGCCAGCTTGCCCACAGGGTCTTGATGGATCAGTAGCCTCTCCCCTGCTCCTTTGCTGATTTCCTCGATCTCGAGGGGGATGACAGGCTCAGGAACGAGGTTCTCGTCAAATATTTCATCTTCCCAACAGTGGTCGAGCCAGCCTCGGCCAGCAGCCATAATCTCCTCGAAACTAAGCTCCGTGCCAATCTCTTCAGGAGTTGGGTAGATAGCAGCAAGGTCAACAAAAACACGCTCTTTCTTTCCAGTTTGCGGATGGACGGAAATTTGATGCTTCGATGGAACAACCACGATATTCTGTATTTGCGAAAGAGACTATTGAACCATAAAAATCATAACCATATATTAGTCCTATGATCATCAACATGTGGGTAAGCCGGGAGGAAGAATATCAACTTACCGGATCCCTAAACACTGACATCTTAGGAGCCGTACTCTTCTTGCCACCAGCTGGCAGTGTCTCACCCGCCCAGGGTTTGGCTTCCACCGCATTCTCTTTTCTTCGGTCTGCCAATGAACCGATGCTGTCCCACCCTTTTGAGCCCGCACTCATTGATGACATGGCAGAAGGTTGGGCGTCTGCATCAGAAAAGATTGCcagcttggacttggagggTTTGCCGGCCCCACCACTCGAAGGTCTTGCCGCCTGAGGATCTGCTGCTCGCGCAGCAGCAAAGGGGTCAACTTTAGCAGCAAGAGCCGGCCGCATGGTAGGTAATGCTGGGGATGAGGGTTCGTTCATGACATCCGGCTGCTGGGCGACACGCTGCTCGAACTCCTTGAACTTGCGAATCAGTCGCTGAACAGGTCGAGCCTCGCGGTCAATACCCAGCTTGTACACTTCTTCGGCTTGTGCCCATCTATTCGCTCCCTCAAGCCAAGCAGCATATTCTTCATAAAATAATGCGAGGGACTCTCCTATCCCATGTCGCGACAAGAACATGTACGTCTCGCGCGGGGTGTCggagaagaagtggatgTAGTGAACCCAGAGTTTGAGATATCGAGGGTCGTTCTTGTATTGCGCTGAACCAATGAAGGTTTTTGTTGCACGCTCGAGAAGGGTATGCAGTTGTGATTGTGGTGTTGCTTGCGCTGAGGGATAGGCGTCTAGGGTCCATCGAACATAACGTTCAAAAACGTCAAGAGGATCGTCTGACTCGGCGATGTTTTCAACTTCCTGTTCGAATTCGGCGCGAATGCAGTCGTTGACATTGCGCGTGTCCGAAGGGGTTGGCGTAGACAGTTTATGAAGTGGTGATGGGGAGTAGAGCTCAGCTAGCTTCTTAGCTGAACGACCACCTGGTAAAGACTGAATATTTTCTTTCTGTCCTTCGATCAAGTCGAAGTCAATCAGATCTCCTGAAGCTGACATGGCGAGTTAGTATCTCCTCCAGCGAGGCGTTTGCTTCATGTAAAACACTCTCAGGGGCAGTTAGGGATGTGGTTGTTGTTAAAAAGGCTAGACATTTAAGTGGGATGGTCACATATTATTATTGTTGATAATAATGCAACAATAGACTTGTTGCTGTAGAAACAGCCACACGCAAGCCACATCGGAACACCAAGATCCCTCGTATTAGTTAACAATGTCTGTAGAATCTGATGAAACAGTGAACCGTTGAAGAGGCAATTTTCCAAACTTATGTAGCTAATTCATGACTTTGCTCATGGATTACGCCAGATGAGTAGGCCTAATTTGTCACGAAATATTGAATCATTTTCTATTCTGGGACACACACAAGGGGTTGACCACGAGGGGAAAAGAGTGGGTTGAACCTCAATCAAAGGTTCATTAATTGATCAGTTTGCTTTTACTATTTTTGCCTCTATTACTTTCAATTTGCCGTTCTGGTATATGGTCTCACGCGCTCCCGGCTGAGGACCCaaaggcatcatcatcatcacaaggCTTTTGTTCCACGTATCAGTCTATTCCCATTTACAGGTTAACAGACTTGCGGAAGTTAGCACCAGGGTAAATAGCCTGGtcaccaagctcctcctcaattCGGAGAATCTGGTTGAGCTTGGCGAGACGCTCAGATCGGGCAGGGGCACCGGTCTTGATCTCACCGGCACGGAGACCAACAGCAATGTCAGCAATGGTGACATCCTCGGTCTCGCCGGATCGGTGAGAGACCATGACACCCCAGCCATCAGCGTAGGAGTCCTTGGCAGCCTGGATGGACTCGGTCAGAGTACCAATCTggttgaccttgagaagaagggcgTTGCAAGACTTGAGCTCGATGGCCTTCTTGATTCGCAGAGGGTTGGTGACAGTCAGGTCATCGCCAACAATCTGGATGTCCTGGGTCTTGGAGAAGTAGCTCCAGGCCTCCCAGTCGTCCTCGGCGAAGGGGTCTTCAATGGAGACGATAGGATACTTCTTGCAGAGCTCGGAGTACAGGTTGGCGAGCTCCTCGTATGTAATCCACTTGGTGGGGTCAGACTCGGGGTTCTTGAAGTCAAGATcgtacttcttctcctcgaccttgtAGAACTCGCTAGAGGCGACATCCATggcgatcttgatcttgccggTGTAGCCAACCTGCTCAATAGCATCGGTGATAAGCTCAAGGGCCTCCTCGGCAGTCTGGATATCGGGAGCAACACCACCCTCGTCACCCACGTTGCCAGCGGATTGGCCATATCGCTTCTTGGCTAGGCCCTTGAGGGCCTGGTAGACTTCAGCACCCTGGCGCATGGCCTCGGTGAAAGTGGGCGCCTCACTATAACCGCGttagaaaaaagaagaagcttgagacgAGCGTATCGAGATACGTACGTAGGAACGATCATGAACTCTTGGAAAGCGAGACGGCCACCGGCGTGGGAGCCACCGTTGAGGACATTCATGAAGGGAACGGGGAGGACGTAAGGCTTCTTGGTTCCGGCGAGGTCGGAGACGTGAGCGTACAGAGGAACGCCCTACAGTAAGTGGTTAATTGAGAAATTCATAGCATCAAACTCATATTTTTTAAGCTcaccttctcagcagcaccagccttggcgaCGGCCAGAGATACACCGAGAATAGCGTTGGCACCaagcttggtcttgttgggAGTACCATCGAGCTCATTAAGGAAAGCATCGACAGCGGACTGGTCCTTGACATCGAGGTTCTTCTCGATAAGAGCGGGAGCAATGACGGTGTTCACGTTCTCGACGGCCTTGGTGACACCCTTGCCACCCCACTTGGACTTGTCGCCATCTCGGAGCTCGCAAGCCTCGTGCTGACCTGGATTATCATGAACTTAGCGAGTGCATACGGAAAGTAGCCGAAGGGGGTCAGGACGAACCGGTAGAGGCACCGGAGGGAACGATGGCACGGTGGAGGCCAGTCTCGGTGACGACGTCAACCTCGACGGTAGGGTTTCCACGGGAGTCGTAGACGGAGCGGGCGAAGACCTTCTTGACAGCCATGTTGACAGGTGATATGATTTCTAAGGGTCGTTGGGTTAATTGGTATGCCTTTAGGTAAATATGtaaaggatgaagaggaag is a genomic window containing:
- a CDS encoding probable enolase (2-phosphoglycerate dehydratase), whose translation is MAVKKVFARSVYDSRGNPTVEVDVVTETGLHRAIVPSGASTGQHEACELRDGDKSKWGGKGVTKAVENVNTVIAPALIEKNLDVKDQSAVDAFLNELDGTPNKTKLGANAILGVSLAVAKAGAAEKGVPLYAHVSDLAGTKKPYVLPVPFMNVLNGGSHAGGRLAFQEFMIVPTEAPTFTEAMRQGAEVYQALKGLAKKRYGQSAGNVGDEGGVAPDIQTAEEALELITDAIEQVGYTGKIKIAMDVASSEFYKVEEKKYDLDFKNPESDPTKWITYEELANLYSELCKKYPIVSIEDPFAEDDWEAWSYFSKTQDIQIVGDDLTVTNPLRIKKAIELKSCNALLLKVNQIGTLTESIQAAKDSYADGWGVMVSHRSGETEDVTIADIAVGLRAGEIKTGAPARSERLAKLNQILRIEEELGDQAIYPGANFRKSVNL